In Sinorhizobium numidicum, the following proteins share a genomic window:
- a CDS encoding carbohydrate ABC transporter permease has translation MDKHSVFKSWWLPILFALPQIALILLFFYWPAVAVMQWAFTLEPPFGGAAEFVGWANFQDVFADPFYWNSVVVSLIFSLCGTVFTIVVGLVLALAVERQLPGSGLFRFLYILPYAIAGPAAGMAFRFILSPERGLMASVNAIFPDFWNPAKYGSHALVLVIIIFAWKWAGYTFIFLLAGLQSVPRALTEAAAMDGAGPIRRAVDIQIPMLAPTLFFLLVIMMTEGFVGADTFGIVHNTTGGGPNHGTEVMVFRIVDEAFKGLNYSGASAQSIVLIGLIMVFTFIQFRFIEKRVHYK, from the coding sequence ATGGACAAGCATTCCGTTTTTAAAAGCTGGTGGTTGCCGATCCTGTTCGCCCTGCCACAGATTGCTTTGATCCTCCTCTTCTTCTATTGGCCGGCAGTTGCGGTGATGCAGTGGGCTTTCACGCTCGAGCCACCTTTCGGCGGTGCGGCAGAATTCGTCGGATGGGCCAATTTCCAAGACGTGTTCGCCGATCCCTTCTATTGGAACTCGGTGGTTGTCAGCCTGATTTTCTCCCTCTGCGGAACGGTGTTCACAATCGTCGTCGGCCTTGTCCTGGCGCTCGCAGTCGAGCGTCAGCTTCCCGGCTCCGGTCTGTTCCGCTTCCTTTATATCCTGCCCTACGCCATCGCCGGACCTGCCGCCGGCATGGCCTTCCGCTTCATTCTTTCGCCTGAACGCGGGCTGATGGCCTCGGTCAATGCCATCTTCCCTGATTTTTGGAATCCGGCGAAATACGGCAGCCATGCACTCGTCCTTGTGATCATCATCTTTGCCTGGAAATGGGCGGGTTATACCTTCATCTTCCTGCTGGCCGGACTGCAATCGGTCCCGCGCGCGCTAACAGAAGCGGCCGCCATGGACGGTGCCGGTCCGATCCGGCGCGCCGTGGATATCCAGATTCCGATGCTCGCTCCGACGTTGTTCTTTCTGCTTGTCATCATGATGACGGAAGGCTTCGTGGGGGCCGACACCTTCGGTATCGTGCACAACACCACTGGCGGCGGGCCCAATCACGGCACGGAGGTGATGGTCTTCCGCATCGTCGATGAAGCCTTCAAGGGCTTGAACTATTCTGGCGCCTCGGCCCAGAGCATCGTTCTGATCGGCCTGATCATGGTCTTCACCTTCATCCAGTTCCGCTTCATCGAGAAGCGGGTGCATTACAAGTGA
- a CDS encoding extracellular solute-binding protein, protein MKLAVIQSFLAGLLAATTLGASPAFAEKTKFEFWYGLSGDLGERVQDACKKFNDAQTDFEIVCTSQNGYDTTLQNTIAAYRAKKHPAITQIYDAGTLDLMLSGAFVPAKKLMADNGYTIDWNNYFGGIANYYATAAGELNSFPFNSSTAMFYYNVDAFQKAGIDFKPDTWEQVEEAARKLQAAGFECPMGFNFDTWPMMEQFSAIHNQPIATKGNGYEGLDAELVINKTKFVDQVKFFKKMADEKLFVVKTKQLGMDTVPSFTSQTCQMIQTSIADHGTVGKTLPEGVKWEVAMLPVWRGTERQNSLVGGASLWVMAGRPEAEYKAAAAFLNYIATPEMAEWWSTVTGYIPVTKTGFDAMKDNGFYEKAPYKGREFAIQSLTYTPTSQNTRGIRLGGFTQIRKEVSTSLEAIFMQNADVQTELDQAVERSNAVLRRFEKTYAGQKLN, encoded by the coding sequence ATGAAACTCGCCGTCATTCAATCTTTCCTGGCGGGCCTTCTGGCCGCGACCACACTCGGTGCTTCTCCGGCATTCGCCGAGAAAACCAAGTTCGAATTCTGGTATGGCCTCTCCGGCGATCTGGGCGAGCGCGTGCAGGATGCATGCAAGAAGTTCAACGATGCGCAGACCGACTTCGAGATCGTCTGCACCTCGCAGAACGGCTACGACACGACGCTGCAGAATACGATTGCCGCCTATCGCGCCAAGAAGCACCCGGCGATCACCCAGATCTATGATGCCGGCACGCTCGACCTGATGCTGTCCGGCGCCTTCGTGCCCGCCAAGAAGCTGATGGCCGACAATGGCTACACGATCGACTGGAACAACTATTTCGGCGGTATAGCCAACTATTATGCAACCGCTGCCGGCGAGCTGAACTCCTTCCCGTTCAACTCTTCCACCGCCATGTTCTATTACAATGTCGATGCTTTCCAGAAAGCCGGCATCGATTTCAAGCCGGACACCTGGGAACAGGTCGAGGAAGCCGCCCGCAAACTGCAGGCCGCGGGCTTCGAATGCCCGATGGGCTTCAATTTCGACACATGGCCGATGATGGAGCAGTTCTCCGCTATCCACAACCAACCGATCGCCACCAAGGGCAACGGCTATGAAGGCCTCGACGCCGAACTCGTCATCAACAAGACTAAGTTCGTCGATCAGGTGAAGTTCTTCAAGAAAATGGCCGACGAGAAGCTGTTCGTCGTCAAGACCAAGCAGCTCGGCATGGATACCGTGCCCTCCTTCACCTCACAGACCTGCCAAATGATCCAGACGTCGATTGCCGACCACGGCACGGTCGGCAAGACGCTGCCCGAAGGCGTCAAATGGGAAGTCGCAATGCTTCCGGTCTGGAGAGGCACCGAGCGCCAGAACTCGCTCGTGGGAGGCGCATCGCTGTGGGTCATGGCCGGACGGCCGGAAGCCGAATACAAGGCCGCTGCAGCATTCCTGAACTACATCGCCACCCCGGAAATGGCCGAATGGTGGTCGACGGTCACCGGCTACATCCCGGTCACCAAGACCGGCTTTGACGCCATGAAGGATAACGGCTTCTATGAAAAGGCTCCCTATAAGGGCCGCGAATTCGCGATCCAGAGCCTGACCTACACACCGACGTCGCAGAACACCCGCGGCATCCGGCTTGGCGGCTTCACGCAGATCCGCAAGGAAGTATCGACGTCGCTCGAAGCAATTTTTATGCAGAACGCCGACGTGCAGACGGAACTCGATCAGGCCGTGGAGCGCAGCAACGCCGTTCTGCGCCGCTTCGAAAAGACCTATGCCGGGCAAAAGCTGAACTAA
- a CDS encoding extracellular solute-binding protein: MAIRFLFAGPLIAGAAAMGLAGSAWAGEFDGVTVNVITFTGPQIAEPMQRRAPEFEKLTGAHINVITVPFSDLYQKILTDWSTGTNSLDAGVFAPQWMVDYVTPGLMEDLSSRVEADPALKLDDIGGFFRDFSMKFAGKTYTITLDGDFQMVYYRTDVAKELGLGAPETWDDYIAFAKAANGKDMNGDGKPDFGSCIAKKRNAQSYWMVTSVAGAFLQSMGTSQGAFFDVRDMKPLVNNDAFAAALAIYSETTKYGPPDEINLDVGDTRNLFTSGQCALTVDWGDIGTLAIDPEKSKVIDKVGAVILPGSAKVLDRDTGKLVDCTAEICPYAIDGVNHAPFAAFGGWSGGINAKAAPKVKDAAYAFFSYMSAPEQSNVDVTIGITGFNPYRLSQFQSLDNWTKAGMSEAAAKDYLGAIEASLNSPNMVLDLRIPNNQKYQQIVLDTAIARMLAGEIDIPTTMKTIEDGWNEITDEVGRDKQLAAYKATIGAN, from the coding sequence ATGGCTATTCGTTTTTTGTTTGCCGGGCCTCTGATCGCGGGCGCGGCGGCTATGGGCCTTGCGGGTTCCGCATGGGCTGGCGAGTTTGACGGCGTGACGGTCAATGTCATCACCTTCACCGGCCCGCAAATCGCCGAGCCGATGCAACGGCGCGCTCCTGAATTTGAGAAGCTCACGGGCGCCCACATCAATGTGATCACGGTTCCCTTCTCCGATCTTTACCAGAAGATCCTCACCGACTGGTCGACGGGTACCAACTCGCTCGATGCCGGCGTGTTCGCGCCGCAGTGGATGGTGGACTATGTCACACCGGGACTGATGGAAGACCTTAGCTCGCGCGTCGAGGCGGACCCCGCTCTCAAGCTCGACGACATCGGCGGGTTTTTCCGCGATTTCTCGATGAAGTTCGCGGGCAAGACCTACACCATTACCCTCGATGGTGACTTCCAGATGGTCTACTACCGAACTGATGTGGCCAAGGAGCTAGGCCTCGGCGCGCCCGAGACCTGGGACGACTACATCGCTTTCGCCAAGGCTGCCAACGGCAAGGACATGAACGGCGACGGCAAGCCGGATTTCGGCTCCTGCATCGCCAAGAAGCGCAACGCCCAGTCCTACTGGATGGTGACCTCTGTCGCCGGCGCCTTCCTGCAATCCATGGGCACGTCGCAGGGCGCCTTCTTCGACGTCCGGGACATGAAGCCCTTGGTCAACAACGACGCCTTCGCGGCGGCGCTCGCTATCTACAGTGAAACCACCAAATATGGCCCGCCTGACGAGATCAACCTCGACGTGGGCGACACGCGCAACCTGTTCACCTCCGGCCAGTGTGCGCTGACCGTCGACTGGGGCGACATCGGCACGCTCGCCATCGACCCGGAGAAGTCCAAGGTGATCGACAAGGTAGGCGCCGTCATCCTGCCGGGGTCCGCCAAGGTGCTCGACCGCGACACCGGCAAGCTCGTCGACTGCACAGCCGAGATCTGCCCCTACGCCATCGACGGGGTGAACCATGCGCCCTTCGCGGCCTTCGGCGGCTGGTCGGGCGGCATCAACGCCAAGGCGGCCCCGAAGGTGAAGGATGCGGCCTACGCCTTCTTCAGCTACATGAGCGCACCCGAGCAGTCCAATGTCGACGTCACTATCGGCATCACCGGCTTCAACCCCTACCGCCTGTCGCAGTTCCAGAGCCTAGATAACTGGACCAAGGCAGGCATGAGCGAAGCTGCGGCCAAGGACTATCTGGGCGCCATTGAGGCGAGCCTGAATTCGCCCAACATGGTGCTCGACCTGCGCATTCCGAACAATCAGAAGTACCAGCAGATCGTGCTGGATACGGCGATTGCCCGCATGCTCGCCGGAGAAATAGACATTCCGACCACGATGAAGACCATTGAAGACGGCTGGAACGAGATCACCGACGAAGTTGGCCGCGACAAACAGCTCGCCGCCTACAAGGCGACCATCGGCGCAAACTAG
- a CDS encoding carbohydrate ABC transporter permease, giving the protein METWQTRTVDWFDRHSGRLFVLPASLLILAFSIFPLIISAWLALSRFKLGSEGYELIFVGWNNFRKLLFGSEQYHLLGTFMPISWLGWLIVAAAIVLIGSGIRSFVTSGHMTVMGAIGRLIAFGLFASLAWLFAATVGDKGQIGSLSTTIFYVFLGVAIQFVIGAGLAFLCSLRIRGRSFFRVVFFVPLMVTPVGIAYTFRMMADMTVGPISPLWHWLGLGDFSWATNAWSARLVVVLGDSWQWIPFMFLVMLAAFESQPKDEIEAAELDGASGFQIFGDITWPSVAPVAATIVLIRMIEAFKIVDLPNVLTNGGPGIASESLTLHAFMQWRALDLGASAAISYVLLFTSTIICVSFFNFVVNPARRARQ; this is encoded by the coding sequence TTGGAGACTTGGCAGACACGCACTGTCGATTGGTTTGATCGCCATTCGGGGCGGCTTTTCGTGCTTCCGGCCAGCCTGCTCATTCTGGCCTTCTCGATCTTCCCGTTGATCATTTCGGCATGGCTTGCGCTCTCCCGCTTCAAGCTGGGCAGCGAAGGATACGAGCTCATCTTTGTCGGCTGGAACAATTTCAGGAAGCTGCTGTTCGGGTCCGAGCAGTACCATCTGCTTGGCACATTCATGCCCATATCGTGGCTCGGCTGGCTCATTGTCGCGGCCGCGATTGTCCTGATCGGCTCGGGCATTCGCAGCTTCGTCACTTCCGGGCACATGACGGTCATGGGTGCGATCGGCCGCCTCATAGCCTTTGGTCTCTTCGCGTCACTCGCCTGGCTCTTCGCCGCCACCGTCGGCGACAAGGGCCAAATTGGCTCGCTGTCGACGACGATCTTCTACGTCTTCCTGGGGGTCGCCATCCAGTTCGTCATCGGCGCCGGGCTGGCCTTTCTCTGCTCGCTCAGAATCCGCGGGCGAAGCTTTTTTCGCGTGGTGTTCTTCGTCCCGCTCATGGTCACGCCGGTGGGCATCGCTTACACTTTCCGCATGATGGCCGACATGACGGTGGGGCCCATCTCGCCCCTCTGGCATTGGCTGGGGTTGGGCGATTTCTCATGGGCGACCAATGCCTGGTCGGCGCGGCTCGTGGTCGTGCTGGGCGACTCTTGGCAATGGATCCCGTTCATGTTCCTGGTCATGCTGGCTGCCTTCGAGAGCCAGCCCAAAGATGAGATCGAGGCGGCCGAACTAGACGGCGCCTCCGGCTTCCAGATCTTCGGCGACATCACCTGGCCTTCCGTCGCCCCGGTCGCGGCAACCATCGTGCTGATCCGCATGATCGAGGCCTTCAAGATCGTCGACCTCCCTAACGTCCTGACCAATGGCGGTCCCGGAATCGCGTCCGAATCCCTCACGCTGCACGCCTTCATGCAGTGGCGCGCCCTCGATCTGGGCGCTTCGGCCGCGATTTCCTATGTCCTGCTCTTCACCTCGACGATCATCTGCGTGTCGTTCTTCAACTTCGTCGTCAATCCTGCGAGGAGGGCGCGCCAATGA
- a CDS encoding carbohydrate ABC transporter permease: MSIFESKKLGEMAVGTKIVVYGVLSIWSFIVLFPLYWVLITSFKLPIAVSGGPFYLPFVDFLPSLHAWSYIFFDLGNDTFRPYFNSVVVAVFSTFLVMIAGSLAAYALSRFTFRPRLLTILIFIFVVALVIVLVAALGVNWLIAVTVGVALAVIGAGVFRRIPSPTLGNPDILFWMISQRILPPVVAAIPIYVMFQQVRLLDTHMALIVTYTTVNLPIVVWLMYDFFVSIPKDLEESAELDGASRIRIFFEIILPLSKPGLIATSLLVLIFSWNEYLLALFLSTANAQTMPLLVAAQNATRGPQWWYMSVLIIIMIVPVILLTLVLQRFIAKGLLLGAVKG, from the coding sequence ATGAGCATTTTCGAATCCAAGAAGCTCGGCGAAATGGCCGTCGGGACCAAGATCGTGGTCTACGGCGTGCTTAGCATCTGGAGCTTCATTGTCCTGTTCCCGCTCTATTGGGTGCTGATCACCTCGTTCAAGCTGCCCATCGCCGTATCCGGCGGACCTTTCTACCTGCCCTTCGTCGACTTCTTGCCGTCACTGCACGCCTGGAGCTACATCTTCTTCGATCTGGGCAACGATACGTTTCGACCCTATTTTAACTCAGTGGTCGTGGCCGTCTTCTCGACGTTTCTTGTGATGATCGCCGGGTCGCTGGCCGCCTACGCGCTGTCGCGGTTCACGTTCCGGCCGCGGCTGCTGACCATCCTGATCTTCATCTTCGTCGTCGCCCTTGTCATCGTGCTGGTCGCGGCACTGGGAGTGAACTGGCTGATCGCAGTAACCGTCGGGGTGGCGCTGGCCGTCATCGGGGCAGGGGTGTTCCGCAGGATCCCTTCGCCGACGCTGGGCAATCCCGACATCCTGTTCTGGATGATTTCGCAGCGCATCCTTCCGCCGGTCGTCGCCGCGATCCCGATCTATGTGATGTTCCAGCAGGTCCGCCTGCTCGATACCCATATGGCGCTGATCGTCACCTATACGACGGTGAACCTGCCGATCGTGGTCTGGCTGATGTACGATTTCTTCGTCTCGATCCCCAAGGATCTCGAGGAATCGGCCGAGCTCGACGGTGCCTCGAGGATCCGCATCTTCTTCGAGATCATCCTGCCGCTATCCAAGCCGGGCCTCATCGCCACGAGCCTTCTGGTGCTTATCTTCTCTTGGAATGAGTACTTGCTGGCTCTGTTCCTCTCGACTGCCAACGCCCAGACCATGCCCCTGCTGGTCGCAGCACAGAACGCGACGCGCGGACCGCAATGGTGGTACATGAGTGTGCTCATCATTATCATGATCGTGCCGGTCATTCTGCTCACCCTCGTCCTGCAACGCTTCATCGCCAAGGGACTGCTCCTTGGCGCTGTCAAGGGATGA
- a CDS encoding ABC transporter ATP-binding protein, whose amino-acid sequence MTVRLEKVAKFFGSVRVLHELDLDVKEGEFLVLLGASGSGKTTALRMIAGLETVSSGMITIAGRDVTNVLPKNRDVAMVFQSYALYPHKTVGENIGYPLKVRRLPKSEMEARIKDVADQVQLTPYLERYPRQLSGGQRQRVALARAMVRRPKVFLMDEPLSNLDAKLRGHMRAELKHMQHDLGITTIYVTHDQIEAMTLADRVALLEGGKLQQLDTPANIYNDPANLFVAQFIGSPPMNCVRGTLDGNLFIAGGTKIRVPVMGKVAEAVLGVRPEDCAVTAPEDADMNGNVYAIELIGDHTLVTVKTESDMLTVKAAKDFSAKVGNAVGVRLSKDHLYLFEAEDGVRLR is encoded by the coding sequence TTGACCGTCAGGCTCGAGAAAGTAGCGAAGTTCTTCGGTTCGGTGCGGGTCCTGCACGAACTCGATCTCGATGTGAAGGAAGGCGAGTTCCTCGTGTTGCTGGGTGCCTCGGGCTCGGGGAAAACCACTGCGCTGCGCATGATCGCCGGGCTCGAGACCGTGAGTTCCGGCATGATCACCATCGCGGGGCGGGATGTCACCAATGTGCTGCCCAAGAACCGCGACGTGGCGATGGTGTTTCAGTCCTATGCGCTTTATCCGCACAAGACGGTCGGCGAAAATATCGGCTATCCGCTAAAGGTCCGAAGGCTTCCAAAATCCGAGATGGAGGCACGCATCAAGGATGTGGCCGACCAGGTTCAGTTGACGCCCTACCTCGAACGCTATCCCCGCCAGCTTTCGGGCGGGCAGAGACAGCGCGTGGCGCTGGCGCGGGCTATGGTCAGACGGCCCAAGGTGTTCCTGATGGATGAGCCCCTGTCAAACCTCGACGCCAAATTGCGAGGTCACATGCGGGCAGAACTCAAACACATGCAGCATGACCTCGGGATCACTACCATCTATGTGACCCATGACCAGATCGAGGCGATGACATTGGCTGACCGCGTTGCCCTGCTTGAAGGAGGCAAGCTGCAGCAGCTGGATACGCCGGCGAATATCTACAACGATCCTGCCAATCTCTTCGTCGCGCAGTTCATCGGTTCGCCGCCGATGAACTGCGTGCGCGGTACGCTTGACGGCAATCTATTCATAGCGGGCGGGACGAAAATCAGGGTTCCGGTGATGGGCAAGGTTGCAGAGGCCGTGCTTGGCGTGCGTCCCGAGGACTGCGCCGTGACGGCGCCCGAGGACGCCGACATGAACGGGAATGTCTACGCGATCGAACTCATCGGTGATCACACCTTAGTGACGGTCAAGACCGAGTCGGACATGCTCACGGTGAAGGCGGCGAAGGATTTCTCGGCGAAGGTCGGCAACGCCGTGGGAGTCAGATTGTCGAAGGACCACCTCTACCTCTTTGAAGCGGAAGACGGTGTGCGGCTGCGATAG
- a CDS encoding alpha/beta fold hydrolase, protein MSMRVIRGNDVEIATEAFGDSAHPPVLLIMGGMASMLWWPERFCRRVAEHGRFVLRYDQRDTGRSTKYPPGQPGYAFDDAVDDVLRVLDGYRISAAHIVGMSLGGMIGQATALKHPERVLSLTAISSSPVGMNTSHLPASGKAWMEHMNMEVDWSHRAEAVAYMVEDARLVASTAHPFDESETRAFIERDFDRSGGYLSATNHSVLFEISDAWQDRLHEMKVPLLVIHGAADPVFPVEHGAAVATAVDGARLIEIEGGGHELHPADWDKIISAIIKHTNTHPNE, encoded by the coding sequence ATGAGCATGCGTGTCATTAGGGGTAATGATGTCGAGATCGCCACCGAAGCCTTCGGCGATTCGGCGCATCCGCCGGTCCTGCTCATCATGGGGGGAATGGCATCCATGCTATGGTGGCCTGAGAGATTCTGCCGCCGGGTCGCGGAACACGGCCGCTTTGTCCTTCGCTACGACCAGCGCGATACCGGTCGCTCGACCAAATATCCGCCAGGTCAGCCGGGATATGCCTTCGACGATGCGGTCGACGACGTGCTCCGCGTGCTCGACGGCTACCGAATTTCCGCTGCCCACATCGTCGGAATGTCCCTCGGTGGCATGATCGGCCAGGCCACAGCGCTCAAGCATCCCGAACGCGTGCTTTCCCTGACGGCGATCAGCAGTTCGCCGGTTGGGATGAACACATCCCACCTTCCTGCCAGCGGTAAGGCCTGGATGGAACACATGAACATGGAGGTGGACTGGTCGCACCGGGCAGAGGCGGTCGCTTACATGGTCGAGGATGCGCGCTTGGTCGCGAGCACGGCACATCCGTTCGACGAGTCCGAGACCAGGGCCTTCATCGAACGGGATTTCGACCGCTCAGGCGGCTACCTCAGCGCCACCAATCATAGCGTCCTGTTTGAGATCAGCGATGCGTGGCAAGATCGGCTGCACGAGATGAAAGTGCCGCTTCTGGTCATTCACGGCGCCGCTGATCCGGTATTCCCAGTAGAACATGGAGCGGCCGTCGCGACGGCGGTCGATGGAGCTAGGCTGATCGAGATCGAAGGGGGCGGACACGAGCTGCATCCGGCAGACTGGGATAAGATCATCTCCGCGATCATCAAGCACACCAACACTCACCCGAACGAATGA
- a CDS encoding dihydrofolate reductase family protein yields the protein MSRLRIHAFSISLDGYGAGPDQSLDNPLGRGGEALHEWFLPTRTFQRMSGKEEGTTGIDEDFAARGFDNIGAWILGRNMFGPVRGPWPDQSWRGWWGENPPYHHPVFVLTNHARPSLEMEGGTVFHFITDGIEAALARAREAAGGRDVRLGGGGATVRQYLNARLVDEMHIAVSPILLGSGEALFAGMDLPRLGYEVTEHVSSEKAIHIVLSRRA from the coding sequence ATGTCCAGGCTTCGTATTCATGCTTTCTCAATTTCGCTCGACGGATACGGCGCCGGGCCCGACCAGAGCCTCGATAATCCGTTGGGCAGGGGCGGAGAAGCGTTGCACGAATGGTTTTTGCCTACCCGCACCTTCCAGCGGATGTCGGGCAAGGAGGAGGGGACAACCGGCATCGACGAGGATTTCGCCGCACGGGGGTTCGACAACATCGGCGCCTGGATCCTCGGCCGGAACATGTTCGGGCCGGTGCGAGGACCCTGGCCCGACCAATCCTGGAGGGGCTGGTGGGGCGAAAACCCGCCCTATCACCACCCCGTCTTCGTCCTCACAAACCATGCGCGTCCGTCGCTGGAGATGGAGGGCGGCACGGTCTTCCACTTCATCACTGACGGCATCGAAGCCGCGCTCGCCCGCGCGAGGGAGGCGGCGGGCGGTCGTGATGTCCGCCTTGGCGGCGGCGGCGCCACCGTCCGGCAATATCTGAACGCCCGGCTGGTTGACGAGATGCATATTGCGGTCTCGCCCATCCTTCTCGGCAGCGGTGAGGCGCTCTTTGCCGGCATGGACCTGCCTCGCCTTGGCTACGAGGTGACCGAGCATGTCTCGTCGGAAAAGGCGATCCACATCGTCCTGTCGAGGCGGGCCTGA
- a CDS encoding transporter substrate-binding domain-containing protein → MARSAPRGFVLSTVTACRPCLETRPLTWSVKDGKTVCPSSWLRWLALHWSSEGGPHGLSENGGRKAPANSDMIIVGPRFQGGFLGAGSSVGLRKSDTDLKVMFDAAIAAAKADGTIKRLSEKWFGFDLTPQ, encoded by the coding sequence ATGGCGCGAAGCGCTCCCCGAGGCTTCGTCCTCTCAACCGTGACGGCATGTCGTCCTTGTTTGGAAACTCGACCGCTGACGTGGTCGGTCAAGGATGGTAAGACCGTATGTCCGTCTTCGTGGCTGAGGTGGCTCGCCCTACACTGGTCTTCCGAGGGTGGCCCCCATGGGCTATCTGAAAACGGCGGTCGAAAGGCCCCCGCGAACAGCGACATGATAATCGTCGGCCCGCGCTTTCAGGGCGGCTTCCTCGGCGCCGGCAGCTCGGTCGGCTTGCGCAAGAGCGACACCGACCTCAAGGTCATGTTCGATGCGGCGATCGCCGCCGCAAAGGCGGATGGCACGATCAAGCGCCTGTCGGAAAAGTGGTTCGGCTTCGACCTCACTCCGCAGTGA
- a CDS encoding GMC oxidoreductase — MFADAHAFSAPFQVCIVGAGPVGLAVALELCRLQIRTLLIDAGAKRARRPHPNEASFDVCEGQNHGGDRETLGTGLGGTSVRWGGKCVEFDDIDFAKRNYVGDGNWPISHGELSPFYERARAILGCDADLDEPAAIEAPGFFRSLERWTRVRDTAAANGKELHSSPYLTIVLNTRVHSIGFDPVAGTVRKLGVSCMGHFHFISAQHFILACGGRGNARLLLNLQAEFPELFSGNEGPLGRFYMGHLAGEIAQVQFSSSGQARSYRFYKSANGTFVRGRFQPVAQLQSELGISNIAMWPQNRDIATAVPGDTTSSLGYVLKNMNSNSENRRRTEQSIAPHLWNLARNPLKSISSAVNLFHKRVLLHEPHLFVPDPYHLYRLRYHAEQVPNRESRVFLSQVRDRDRSLKLDVSFSYSTQDYQSTVLAHQALDLWLARQGVGRLVFMGEPQDLERLVAMQAKDGYHQIGVTRMSANRRNGVVNADCRVHDIANLFVAGSSVFVTSGQANPTLPAVAMAVRLAHHIRGSLSSVVPATKLRPRPAGILPPPSDIAQGLHD; from the coding sequence ATGTTTGCAGACGCGCATGCCTTTTCGGCACCGTTTCAGGTCTGCATCGTCGGCGCGGGGCCGGTTGGGTTAGCCGTGGCTCTCGAATTGTGCCGGTTGCAGATTCGCACATTACTGATCGACGCAGGAGCGAAGCGCGCGAGACGCCCACACCCGAACGAGGCCTCCTTTGACGTTTGCGAAGGCCAAAATCACGGTGGAGACCGTGAGACGCTCGGAACAGGGCTCGGCGGCACCTCTGTGCGCTGGGGAGGTAAATGCGTTGAGTTTGACGATATCGATTTTGCAAAAAGGAACTACGTCGGCGATGGAAACTGGCCCATAAGCCACGGGGAGCTTTCGCCTTTTTACGAACGAGCGCGCGCAATCCTCGGCTGCGACGCCGATCTCGACGAGCCCGCTGCCATTGAAGCGCCAGGATTTTTCCGGTCGCTCGAACGCTGGACGCGTGTGCGCGATACAGCCGCGGCGAACGGAAAGGAACTTCATTCCTCGCCATATCTGACCATCGTCTTGAACACGCGGGTGCACTCCATCGGATTCGATCCCGTCGCAGGCACGGTGAGGAAGCTCGGCGTCTCCTGCATGGGTCATTTTCACTTCATATCCGCGCAACATTTCATACTGGCCTGCGGCGGCCGTGGAAATGCCCGGCTCCTACTCAACCTGCAGGCCGAGTTTCCTGAACTATTTTCGGGCAATGAAGGCCCGCTTGGCCGCTTCTACATGGGACATTTGGCCGGCGAGATCGCACAGGTTCAGTTCTCGAGTTCCGGGCAGGCCCGAAGCTATCGGTTCTACAAGTCTGCCAATGGCACCTTCGTGCGCGGACGATTTCAGCCGGTTGCCCAACTTCAGTCGGAGCTCGGTATCTCAAACATCGCAATGTGGCCCCAAAATCGAGACATAGCCACTGCCGTGCCCGGGGACACAACCAGTTCTCTCGGATATGTGCTCAAGAACATGAACAGCAATTCCGAGAACCGAAGACGAACGGAGCAGAGCATTGCGCCTCATCTGTGGAACCTGGCGCGCAATCCGTTGAAGTCCATCAGCTCAGCCGTGAACCTGTTCCACAAAAGGGTGCTCCTTCATGAGCCGCATTTGTTCGTGCCTGACCCATATCATCTATACCGTCTACGTTATCATGCAGAACAAGTACCGAACCGTGAGAGCAGGGTGTTCCTTAGCCAGGTGCGCGACCGCGACCGGTCCCTGAAACTGGACGTGTCGTTCAGTTATTCCACGCAAGATTACCAGTCGACGGTCCTAGCTCATCAGGCGCTCGATCTATGGCTCGCCCGGCAAGGCGTCGGCAGGTTGGTCTTCATGGGCGAGCCTCAGGATCTTGAACGATTGGTCGCGATGCAAGCCAAGGACGGCTACCACCAGATTGGCGTTACGAGAATGTCTGCGAACCGTCGCAACGGGGTCGTTAATGCAGATTGTCGGGTGCATGACATCGCCAACCTCTTCGTGGCAGGTAGCTCGGTGTTCGTGACTTCGGGCCAGGCCAACCCTACCCTGCCCGCCGTCGCAATGGCAGTCCGGCTCGCCCACCACATACGCGGATCATTGTCCTCTGTGGTGCCTGCGACGAAATTGAGGCCGCGACCTGCCGGCATTTTGCCTCCACCCTCTGATATTGCTCAAGGACTACACGACTAG